The Phoenix dactylifera cultivar Barhee BC4 chromosome 17, palm_55x_up_171113_PBpolish2nd_filt_p, whole genome shotgun sequence genome contains a region encoding:
- the LOC103696383 gene encoding uncharacterized protein LOC103696383 isoform X1, with product MADCAVMPLHAHLQMDRIWSKSVLFVPKKAYARISWRNYLFMKSNLVSRFQSPKVHVDGASFRIALEGSQCMKKSFCKCCCFGSLTNPEGAVPSNWVSVVDQMLLMVSIVFAHLAGVIPGRRAYIGMNNNTTSQHHDAASSTNYGRSTESNMNDPWIEVKEKLMDALTAIEHDGRMENRAAEHENESKMHPLNIFAVDKGPRLRLLWVTLQQLQKEVHHISQTHESVSRDIWLLVALEVIKGAIQPVYIKWLEKELTLEIGQPDTKLTDRMLGKLNGADRILQNISRSGKAELYADLLFFLRFGSLRNGCCYDNRLLTRHGVDILEDLVILLADEIASIYLELISIDSDMSSEMNGLGLTLCSLSTRSLQRLRNEVVLNQWLQQNFKSVVTMYEDRFELVVFSRKQLEDSVDSRHEKIIWWKKFAFRKSTRPSLLHHVQINPFSLPVKRTKELRALTGWRYYFSLYLEFSDITMPFARAVFTKIRGAVSFFLMCMIGRSLGLIFNGIRQSLGWR from the exons atggcGGATTGTGCTGTTATGCCATTGCATGCCCATCTACAAATGGATAGGATTTGGTCCAAAAGTGTTCTCTTCGTGCCTAAAAAAGCTTATGCAAGGATATCATGGAG GAATTACTTATTTATGAAAAGTAATCTTGTTTCTCGATTTCAATCACCCAAAGTTCATGTGGATGGTGCTTCTTTTCGCATAGCATTAGAAGGAAGCCAGTGCATGAAGAAGAGTTTCTGTAAGTGTTGTTGCTTTGGGTCTTTGACAAATCCTGAGGGTGCAGTACCATCGAATTGGGTGTCTGTTGTCGACCAAATGCTTCTAATGGTCAGTATAGTCTTTGCACATCTGGCTGGGGTAATACCCGGCAGGAGGGCATACATTGGCATGAATAATAACACTACAAGTCAACATCATGATGCTGCAAGCTCGACCAATTATGGTAG GTCTACAGAGTCCAATATGAATGATCCTTGGATTGAAGTAAAAGAGAAACTTATGGATGCTTTGACTGCTATTGAACATGATGGAAGGATGGAGAACAGAGCAGCTGAACATGAAAATGAAAGCAAAATGCATCCCTTGAATATCTTTGCTGTTGATAAAGGTCCCAGACTGCGGTTGCTTTGGGTTACTTTACAGCAACTTCAAAAAGAG GTCCATCATATCTCACAAACCCATGAGTCTGTTAGCCGGGATATCTGGCTACTTGTTGCCTTGGAAGTCATAAAAGGAGCAATCCAACCGGTGTACATAAAATGGCTCGAGAAGGAACTGACCCTGGAAATTGGACAACCTGATACG AAGCTTACTGATAGAATGCTCGGGAAGTTAAATGGAGCTGATAGAATCTTACAGAATATTAGTAGATCGGGGAAGGCTGAACTCTATGCTGACTTGCTGTTCTTCCTTAGATTTGGTTCTCTCAG AAATGGATGCTGTTACGACAATAGACTTCTGACTCGACATGGAGTTGACATTCTGGAAGATCTGGTGATTCTGTTAGCAGATGAAATTGCAAGCATTTATCTTGAACTGATTTCTATTGACAGTGATATGTCCAGTGAGATGAATGGCTTGGGCTTAACTTTGTGTTCTCTGTCTACCAGATCGCTTCAAAGACTAAGAAATGAG GTGGTATTGAACCAGTGGCTTCAGCAAAACTTCAAGTCGGTTGTCACAATGTATGAGGACCGATTTGAGTTAGTTGTCTTCAGCAGGAAACAGCTAGAGGACTCAGTGGACAGTCGACATGAGAAGATTATTTGGTGGAAGAAGTTTGCTTTCAGAAAGTCAACAAGACCATCCTTATTGCATCATGTCCAGATCAACCCATTTTCCTTGCCTGTCAAACGAACCAAGGAGTTGAGAGCCCTGACTGGATG GAGGTACTACTTTAGCTTGTATCTGGAGTTCTCAGATATCACAATGCCTTTTGCTAGAGCTGTTTTTACCAAGATTAGGGGTGCTGTTTCTTTCTTCCTAATGTGTATGATTGGAAGGTCTTTAGGACTTATTTTTAACGGGATAAGGCAGTCCTTGGGCTGGAGGTAA
- the LOC103696383 gene encoding uncharacterized protein LOC103696383 isoform X2: protein MPIYKWIGFGPKVFSSCLKKLMQGYHGALEGSQCMKKSFCKCCCFGSLTNPEGAVPSNWVSVVDQMLLMVSIVFAHLAGVIPGRRAYIGMNNNTTSQHHDAASSTNYGRSTESNMNDPWIEVKEKLMDALTAIEHDGRMENRAAEHENESKMHPLNIFAVDKGPRLRLLWVTLQQLQKEVHHISQTHESVSRDIWLLVALEVIKGAIQPVYIKWLEKELTLEIGQPDTKLTDRMLGKLNGADRILQNISRSGKAELYADLLFFLRFGSLRNGCCYDNRLLTRHGVDILEDLVILLADEIASIYLELISIDSDMSSEMNGLGLTLCSLSTRSLQRLRNEVVLNQWLQQNFKSVVTMYEDRFELVVFSRKQLEDSVDSRHEKIIWWKKFAFRKSTRPSLLHHVQINPFSLPVKRTKELRALTGWRYYFSLYLEFSDITMPFARAVFTKIRGAVSFFLMCMIGRSLGLIFNGIRQSLGWR, encoded by the exons ATGCCCATCTACAAATGGATAGGATTTGGTCCAAAAGTGTTCTCTTCGTGCCTAAAAAAGCTTATGCAAGGATATCATGGAG CATTAGAAGGAAGCCAGTGCATGAAGAAGAGTTTCTGTAAGTGTTGTTGCTTTGGGTCTTTGACAAATCCTGAGGGTGCAGTACCATCGAATTGGGTGTCTGTTGTCGACCAAATGCTTCTAATGGTCAGTATAGTCTTTGCACATCTGGCTGGGGTAATACCCGGCAGGAGGGCATACATTGGCATGAATAATAACACTACAAGTCAACATCATGATGCTGCAAGCTCGACCAATTATGGTAG GTCTACAGAGTCCAATATGAATGATCCTTGGATTGAAGTAAAAGAGAAACTTATGGATGCTTTGACTGCTATTGAACATGATGGAAGGATGGAGAACAGAGCAGCTGAACATGAAAATGAAAGCAAAATGCATCCCTTGAATATCTTTGCTGTTGATAAAGGTCCCAGACTGCGGTTGCTTTGGGTTACTTTACAGCAACTTCAAAAAGAG GTCCATCATATCTCACAAACCCATGAGTCTGTTAGCCGGGATATCTGGCTACTTGTTGCCTTGGAAGTCATAAAAGGAGCAATCCAACCGGTGTACATAAAATGGCTCGAGAAGGAACTGACCCTGGAAATTGGACAACCTGATACG AAGCTTACTGATAGAATGCTCGGGAAGTTAAATGGAGCTGATAGAATCTTACAGAATATTAGTAGATCGGGGAAGGCTGAACTCTATGCTGACTTGCTGTTCTTCCTTAGATTTGGTTCTCTCAG AAATGGATGCTGTTACGACAATAGACTTCTGACTCGACATGGAGTTGACATTCTGGAAGATCTGGTGATTCTGTTAGCAGATGAAATTGCAAGCATTTATCTTGAACTGATTTCTATTGACAGTGATATGTCCAGTGAGATGAATGGCTTGGGCTTAACTTTGTGTTCTCTGTCTACCAGATCGCTTCAAAGACTAAGAAATGAG GTGGTATTGAACCAGTGGCTTCAGCAAAACTTCAAGTCGGTTGTCACAATGTATGAGGACCGATTTGAGTTAGTTGTCTTCAGCAGGAAACAGCTAGAGGACTCAGTGGACAGTCGACATGAGAAGATTATTTGGTGGAAGAAGTTTGCTTTCAGAAAGTCAACAAGACCATCCTTATTGCATCATGTCCAGATCAACCCATTTTCCTTGCCTGTCAAACGAACCAAGGAGTTGAGAGCCCTGACTGGATG GAGGTACTACTTTAGCTTGTATCTGGAGTTCTCAGATATCACAATGCCTTTTGCTAGAGCTGTTTTTACCAAGATTAGGGGTGCTGTTTCTTTCTTCCTAATGTGTATGATTGGAAGGTCTTTAGGACTTATTTTTAACGGGATAAGGCAGTCCTTGGGCTGGAGGTAA
- the LOC103696383 gene encoding uncharacterized protein LOC103696383 isoform X3 — MADCAVMPLHAHLQMDRIWSKSVLFVPKKAYARISWRNYLFMKSNLVSRFQSPKVHVDGASFRIALEGSQCMKKSFCKCCCFGSLTNPEGAVPSNWVSVVDQMLLMVSIVFAHLAGVIPGRRAYIGMNNNTTSQHHDAASSTNYGRSTESNMNDPWIEVKEKLMDALTAIEHDGRMENRAAEHENESKMHPLNIFAVDKGPRLRLLWVTLQQLQKEVHHISQTHESVSRDIWLLVALEVIKGAIQPVYIKWLEKELTLEIGQPDTKLTDRMLGKLNGADRILQNISRSGKAELYADLLFFLRFGSLRNGCCYDNRLLTRHGVDILEDLVILLADEIASIYLELISIDSDMSSEMNGLGLTLCSLSTRSLQRLRNEVFGKIRSMLCIINDVHGDLSISNHLETCCQYIYIADVYTAIYTTKTTAKYTQRFINNPII; from the exons atggcGGATTGTGCTGTTATGCCATTGCATGCCCATCTACAAATGGATAGGATTTGGTCCAAAAGTGTTCTCTTCGTGCCTAAAAAAGCTTATGCAAGGATATCATGGAG GAATTACTTATTTATGAAAAGTAATCTTGTTTCTCGATTTCAATCACCCAAAGTTCATGTGGATGGTGCTTCTTTTCGCATAGCATTAGAAGGAAGCCAGTGCATGAAGAAGAGTTTCTGTAAGTGTTGTTGCTTTGGGTCTTTGACAAATCCTGAGGGTGCAGTACCATCGAATTGGGTGTCTGTTGTCGACCAAATGCTTCTAATGGTCAGTATAGTCTTTGCACATCTGGCTGGGGTAATACCCGGCAGGAGGGCATACATTGGCATGAATAATAACACTACAAGTCAACATCATGATGCTGCAAGCTCGACCAATTATGGTAG GTCTACAGAGTCCAATATGAATGATCCTTGGATTGAAGTAAAAGAGAAACTTATGGATGCTTTGACTGCTATTGAACATGATGGAAGGATGGAGAACAGAGCAGCTGAACATGAAAATGAAAGCAAAATGCATCCCTTGAATATCTTTGCTGTTGATAAAGGTCCCAGACTGCGGTTGCTTTGGGTTACTTTACAGCAACTTCAAAAAGAG GTCCATCATATCTCACAAACCCATGAGTCTGTTAGCCGGGATATCTGGCTACTTGTTGCCTTGGAAGTCATAAAAGGAGCAATCCAACCGGTGTACATAAAATGGCTCGAGAAGGAACTGACCCTGGAAATTGGACAACCTGATACG AAGCTTACTGATAGAATGCTCGGGAAGTTAAATGGAGCTGATAGAATCTTACAGAATATTAGTAGATCGGGGAAGGCTGAACTCTATGCTGACTTGCTGTTCTTCCTTAGATTTGGTTCTCTCAG AAATGGATGCTGTTACGACAATAGACTTCTGACTCGACATGGAGTTGACATTCTGGAAGATCTGGTGATTCTGTTAGCAGATGAAATTGCAAGCATTTATCTTGAACTGATTTCTATTGACAGTGATATGTCCAGTGAGATGAATGGCTTGGGCTTAACTTTGTGTTCTCTGTCTACCAGATCGCTTCAAAGACTAAGAAATGAG GTCTTTGGTAAGATTCGTTCTATGCTGTGCATCATTAATGATGTACATGGTGACTTATCCATTTCTAATCATTTGGAAACTTGTTGCCaatatatatacattgctgatgTATATACTGCAATATATACAACAAAGACTACTGCAAAATATACACAACGATTTATCAACAATCCCATAATCTGA